The following coding sequences are from one Paenibacillus sp. FSL R5-0912 window:
- a CDS encoding M1 family metallopeptidase, with protein MKPHSLRYTLIFAALAVLTLLGGGIWFLSGHSPAVWTASAPKEAKSPAVLPQQQIVQSTLPEITPPPVSEVLSQRVVEYHMDVQLLADTGTLTASETVTWIHPGKNPVQELYFHLYPNAFASGNTTFMKESGGTLRGDSMPAGGYGSLTLTDLRTSEGISLMQRTQYVQPDDGNVNDKTLLKVHLPQPVNGGESVTLKLQFEVKLPKIFARMGTAGNFVMAGQWFPKLSVYEPAGTRGAQEEGWNLHQYHGTSEFYSDFGIYNVTISVPSDYKVAATGFPVKNARLVQDRKIYQFYADDVHDFAWAASPDFVVAEKAFSAPQVPGVKIKLYLDPLHKDLQERYFQAAEAALTAFSKWYGPYPYSTLSIVVPPESGNGAGGMEYPTLITAFGAAEASPGTSLERTVIHEIGHQYFYGMVASNEFEEAWLDESFTSYAEDRLMEQEYGVASSLPLQSSLVSSSQPLNLETWKYTGDDAYTRNVYIRGKLVLRDIERLAGAKSMDAILAAYTRKYRFKHPSTADFQKIVEKVTKQSWQTYFDQYVYSGGAPDFTVDDIRLTAKRDGGNGAGIQYDAVVEVSNKGSHYGDVPVKFIFSDGYSVQQYWNGEGKTTSFELSYKAPLVSAEIDPGHSILLESKHLNNFRMAELEHTTLSRWTLSATTLLETLLGTLVW; from the coding sequence ATGAAGCCACATTCATTAAGGTATACCCTCATCTTCGCAGCTCTGGCTGTTCTCACCTTGCTTGGAGGCGGAATATGGTTTCTTTCAGGGCATAGCCCTGCCGTATGGACTGCCTCTGCCCCAAAAGAGGCCAAGTCCCCCGCCGTCCTGCCGCAGCAGCAAATTGTGCAGTCCACTCTTCCGGAGATCACTCCGCCTCCAGTGTCGGAGGTTTTAAGCCAGCGTGTGGTGGAATACCACATGGATGTTCAGCTGCTGGCCGATACGGGAACCTTAACAGCTTCCGAAACGGTGACCTGGATCCATCCGGGCAAAAACCCGGTCCAAGAGCTCTATTTCCACCTTTATCCCAATGCATTCGCTTCCGGCAATACAACCTTTATGAAGGAATCCGGAGGAACTCTCCGGGGCGACTCTATGCCTGCGGGCGGATACGGCAGCCTGACGCTGACGGATCTGCGGACCTCCGAGGGGATTTCGCTAATGCAGCGCACCCAGTATGTACAGCCTGACGACGGCAATGTGAATGACAAGACCCTGCTTAAGGTCCACCTGCCCCAGCCGGTAAACGGTGGTGAGAGCGTAACACTCAAACTCCAGTTTGAGGTCAAGCTGCCGAAAATATTCGCCCGTATGGGAACCGCCGGTAACTTCGTCATGGCCGGCCAATGGTTCCCCAAGCTCAGCGTCTACGAGCCTGCTGGCACAAGAGGAGCACAGGAGGAAGGCTGGAACCTGCATCAGTACCATGGCACATCTGAGTTCTACAGTGACTTCGGTATTTACAATGTAACCATCTCCGTCCCGTCTGATTACAAGGTTGCCGCCACCGGATTTCCGGTGAAGAACGCGCGGCTGGTACAGGACCGCAAAATCTATCAGTTCTACGCAGATGATGTTCATGACTTCGCCTGGGCGGCATCGCCGGATTTTGTGGTTGCCGAGAAGGCCTTCTCCGCGCCGCAGGTGCCCGGAGTAAAGATCAAGCTCTATCTGGACCCGCTGCATAAGGATCTTCAGGAGCGCTACTTCCAGGCCGCAGAGGCTGCCCTGACCGCCTTCAGCAAATGGTACGGCCCGTATCCATACTCCACCTTATCCATTGTAGTCCCGCCTGAATCTGGCAATGGGGCCGGGGGGATGGAATATCCGACGCTGATCACTGCCTTCGGTGCTGCCGAGGCATCGCCCGGCACCTCGCTTGAACGGACCGTGATCCATGAGATCGGTCACCAGTATTTCTATGGCATGGTCGCCAGCAATGAATTCGAGGAGGCGTGGCTGGATGAGAGCTTCACCTCATATGCCGAAGATCGGCTGATGGAGCAGGAATATGGCGTTGCCTCAAGCCTTCCGCTGCAGTCCAGTCTGGTCTCCTCCTCGCAGCCGCTCAATCTGGAGACGTGGAAATACACCGGAGATGATGCCTACACGCGCAATGTCTATATCCGGGGCAAGCTGGTGCTCCGTGACATCGAACGGTTAGCAGGAGCCAAGAGCATGGATGCCATTCTCGCTGCCTATACCCGTAAATACCGCTTCAAGCATCCCTCGACCGCTGACTTCCAGAAGATTGTGGAGAAAGTGACCAAGCAATCCTGGCAGACTTATTTTGACCAGTATGTCTACAGCGGCGGAGCCCCTGATTTTACAGTAGACGACATCAGGCTCACAGCTAAACGGGACGGCGGCAACGGAGCAGGCATTCAATATGATGCTGTAGTTGAGGTAAGCAACAAGGGCAGCCATTATGGGGATGTTCCTGTAAAATTTATTTTCTCGGACGGGTACTCGGTACAGCAATACTGGAACGGCGAAGGGAAGACAACATCGTTTGAATTATCGTATAAAGCACCTCTGGTCTCCGCCGAGATTGATCCGGGACATTCCATACTGCTGGAGAGCAAGCATCTTAATAATTTCAGAATGGCGGAGCTTGAGCACACTACTCTTTCCCGCTGGACGCTC
- a CDS encoding YwhD family protein, with protein MDNVQPEGKKQIALNIVNAKSKHKGFGAGSIDLGNVSPVIIDQGIAVIDIGAMHAKSKVEKGIKFSVNREDVPEGRQVWVVWVAVDRTPEGQFYGGITACEMWIDSEARRGWKILADHVNKLDAALKRKIIVEGLGSMEREALKSLLIAHNEEWWAASPDELKAALSE; from the coding sequence GTGGATAACGTACAACCAGAGGGCAAAAAGCAGATTGCCTTGAATATTGTGAATGCCAAGAGTAAGCATAAAGGCTTCGGGGCAGGCTCCATTGATCTGGGTAATGTATCGCCTGTTATTATTGATCAAGGTATCGCCGTTATCGATATCGGTGCCATGCATGCCAAGAGCAAAGTGGAGAAGGGGATTAAGTTCTCCGTGAACCGTGAGGATGTACCGGAAGGAAGACAGGTCTGGGTGGTCTGGGTCGCTGTGGACCGTACACCGGAGGGCCAGTTCTACGGCGGAATTACCGCCTGTGAGATGTGGATCGATTCCGAAGCCCGCCGGGGCTGGAAGATTCTTGCCGATCATGTCAATAAGCTGGATGCTGCCCTGAAACGGAAGATTATTGTGGAGGGACTTGGGTCTATGGAGCGGGAAGCGCTGAAATCACTGCTGATTGCCCATAATGAAGAGTGGTGGGCCGCTTCACCTGACGAGCTGAAAGCGGCATTGTCGGAGTAG
- a CDS encoding AbrB/MazE/SpoVT family DNA-binding domain-containing protein, translating into MKDTGMIRSLDSLGRIVVPVEIRMTRNIDIGDPIEFFILNEEIIVLRKYTSTECTFCRSLDHVTYYKDQFICNTCLKELSDPGRGSEEITISSGPAEEIAEPVRSGRRTKTEEMSQRLEKAMEDHPYANQKELAEVLGISQARVSQLKRKLNTAGRVTP; encoded by the coding sequence ATGAAAGATACAGGCATGATCCGGAGTTTAGACAGTCTTGGTAGAATTGTGGTTCCCGTAGAAATCCGCATGACACGAAATATTGACATTGGGGATCCCATCGAGTTTTTTATTCTGAATGAGGAAATTATCGTCCTCAGAAAGTACACCTCCACAGAATGCACTTTTTGCAGAAGCCTTGATCATGTAACCTATTATAAAGATCAATTCATTTGCAATACCTGCCTCAAAGAGCTGAGCGACCCCGGGCGCGGATCTGAAGAGATCACAATCTCCTCAGGCCCTGCAGAGGAGATTGCCGAACCTGTCCGCAGTGGACGGAGAACGAAGACGGAGGAAATGAGCCAGCGTCTGGAGAAGGCGATGGAAGACCACCCCTATGCCAACCAGAAGGAGCTTGCCGAGGTGCTCGGAATCAGCCAGGCCAGAGTAAGCCAGTTGAAGCGCAAGCTAAATACTGCCGGCAGAGTGACTCCGTAG
- a CDS encoding DNA-3-methyladenine glycosylase has product MKLNSSVGPDHSAPQRLLPPELYALAAVDAAPRLLGQHLVRRTDNGDIRCRIVETEGYGGAEDKGSHAYGGRRTTRTEAMFSSGGATYVYLIYGMHYCFNVVTAAEDEPHAVLIRAVEPFTARDAELMAAYRGMAVRKPSDLSGGPGKLCRALRIDKSLNMARLDLRGGPIWLEQGEAPESLDIVQAPRINIPYAEEYALKPWRFYLRGNPYVSVSSTDAQPVILT; this is encoded by the coding sequence ATGAAGCTGAATTCTTCAGTCGGACCAGACCATTCCGCCCCGCAGCGGCTGCTGCCGCCTGAACTCTATGCGCTTGCGGCAGTAGATGCAGCTCCGCGCCTCCTGGGCCAGCATCTCGTCCGGCGCACCGATAACGGTGATATCCGCTGCCGTATTGTGGAGACTGAAGGCTACGGCGGCGCTGAAGACAAGGGGAGTCATGCCTACGGAGGGCGGCGGACAACCCGTACAGAAGCAATGTTCAGCTCCGGAGGCGCTACGTATGTATACCTGATCTACGGGATGCACTATTGCTTCAATGTGGTTACCGCTGCTGAAGACGAACCGCATGCGGTCCTGATCCGTGCAGTGGAGCCGTTTACCGCCAGGGACGCGGAGCTCATGGCTGCATACCGGGGAATGGCTGTCCGCAAGCCTTCGGATCTGTCCGGCGGCCCGGGCAAGCTGTGCCGGGCACTGAGGATAGACAAAAGCCTCAACATGGCCAGGCTTGATCTCCGCGGGGGACCGATTTGGCTGGAGCAAGGTGAAGCCCCGGAATCTCTGGATATTGTCCAGGCTCCGCGCATCAATATTCCCTATGCAGAAGAATACGCGCTGAAGCCTTGGCGTTTCTATCTTCGGGGCAATCCCTATGTCTCGGTCAGCAGCACGGATGCGCAGCCGGTTATCCTCACCTGA